The genomic region gattttccttctctctttttttgtttattctttaaATTGTGTCATTTGCAGTGATGTGGTTTCGTGTCCGTCACAGCAGTGACGAGCATCATGGGTAAATAAGCTCCACACTGAACAGTACAGTCTCTTCAGGCCCAATCCCATTTCTCGTTGGACTAGAGCACAGACCGTCGTCCTTTACCTTGACCGGCTTCTCTTCACACCAAACAGCTACAGCAGTCTGACCCGCGCGGGTGATTCTTATGTAAACGTTGTCACTCGTTGGGTGTTTGTCGCGTGGTTCAGTGCGAGTGATTGGCGAAGGACAAATACCAGCAAGTGTAGTGGACAAATTGGTGAAGCTGTTGTTGGCAGTTTTACTGACATTCAGTACATTCTACTGGACCATTTGTGTCCGAGTGTGTGCGTTTATTTGTGAACAGAGAGCAATTTGGCAGAAAGCGTCACTTCTACTTAAACGACTCCTCCTGGTCAGTGTCTTCCAGACCAggttgtccgtgtgtgtgttgtagtgcAGGATGTTTTCAGCAATAATATTTAGTAGTGCTACAGAGAGTCGCAGTGAGCTCAACAGCCAAGCGAGCTGGGATttgcagttttttcttttccagtggAACCCAGTCTGTTTTTCAGGCAGATTGAACAAGTGTGGTGGAAGCTTGCTGGAGGCGAATGAGGTGGACGGGAGAGAGTTCATGGcacagatttttttctctcttcatctGATTCTGTCCTTTTTACATCCACGTCACTGCCACTGAAGTCCTGCTGAGGCTGACggggactaaaaaaaaaaactttgtttacCTCCAGTAAAAGCTCTTTAATTTTACCTGCATCCTTTAAAAGATGATGGTGCCTATGTGAGCGCCACCCAGCTTTATCCATAACACTCATCTGCAAGGACactaaaggaaaacaaagacattattaTCAAGTTGCATCCAAACCAGTTTGCTCAGTCTCCTGATCAAAGATGCTTTTCTCCTGCAGTTGTGATTATTGGGATTATTGGGATTATGGGAGACAAAAGGCAAACTGTTGAGGAGATTGGGGGCAGCAGGAGCAGTACAGACTTAGGAATGGAGTTAAAGGACAAAATGTAGGCAGTGCTGGGGCGCAGTGCAGTTCTGGACAAGATAAGTAATGGATCCTCCTCTAAAGCTTGAGGCAGATGAAAAAGTTAGCAGAGATGAAGGGGGAAAAGAGCAGGAAGCAGTGCAGAGGACAGTCTGGGAATGGCGACGAGGCACTTACTTGTCCTCTGTGTGCTCAATGAAGCCGGCAGCGGCCAGCGCAGCTCGGTACTGCAGCAGCACACCTCGGACACTCTTCACAAATCCTTTAGAGAGCGGGAAGAGTGGAAAGCCGATATCCGGGTAGCCGCTGCCCTCCGGGAGGAAACTCCTGTAGCTCTTTCTACGTTTCTTTGGTCGCACCACTGGCTGGCTTCCAGTGGAGCCAACCCCTCCTCCGCTAACTGTGACAGAACCGGATTCTGATGTCCCACCACGGACAGAGCTGGGCACTGTGGACACAGCCCTGTTGTCGCCACCCAGAGAGGCCTTTAcctggctgctgctgtcacagtcTGAGGTCTGGCTCAGCTCCTGCTGAGAAGCTGCTGTGGTGGAGAGACTCAGCCCTGaatcctccagctcctcctccatgaTACTGGTAACTCCCATGACCCCCTCCTCACCGGGCTTACTGGGGCTGCTGTGTGCCACTGCCACAGGCCCCGATCCCAGGGGCAGCTGCTCGTCCAGAGGCTCCACAGACGAGGGTCGGTCTTTAGAGTGCGAACCCCTGCAGGACACGTGCGAGTGGCTCCTCTCAGCAGCGTCGTTCAGCTCGAGCCACACCTCAAGGCGGTGGACGAGGCGCCACCCGTTTGAGTTAAAGTGCTCTTGAATCTCCTGCTTGAAAACATCTACAGGACTCTGCAGAAGCTGCGTCATAGACTGAACCATCTTAATCAGGGCCATCTCGTTGTAACAGCGGCTGTTCTCATACCCTTCCTGAAGGCCTCGGTCACTGTCGAAGCCGGCCTCATTATAGTAAGGCTCATTGACTAGGATAAGGCCTACAGGAAAATCACACACATATGTCATGATGAGCTATTTCATGTTACAACTCATGTTCTTACTTTGACAACTGATTAGTTCCCTTCTTTCATTTTGGGCAACTtataatttaaagctgcagtgtgtaactttttggTGGCTATTGTCGTTGTTGACGTTATTATTCTACTTCTGGTGCCATCAGGCCTGACAGAGGGagggcatgtgtgtgtatacactggcGGTGCAGAGACAGGTGTGGTCAATAAGCCTTTGTCCTATGAAAAGTGCTAAATGACTGAGTTATTTGAGCAGAAGAAAAATTCACTTCCGACACATTTCGTGATTCTCAagcctgtttgcagctgtctcacttttcTACAGCAATGTTGCCGATGCCTCCAACTGTCTCGACATAAAAGgcgtcacttcctgtgtccagGCAACACGAGACGTAAACACCGCTGTACTGACAAACCGAGAGAGAGTAGTGTGGAGCTGACTGGACTAATCAGCATTGTACGGACTCAATCGACAattgtttgaatgtaacaaagatttgtttgtatttaaatgtcacacactacAGTTTCAGGGCATTTCCACACTAGATACATTTAGTTTCCTGAATGTCGGTGCAGCAGCTCATCACCACCACCTGTTTTTTACTTGTgaagcattattttttttaattgtcttgGTTTATATCATTAACAAGGGTGTGCCcgaccattttttttttttggtttgctgTTGCTATACAAGGACTTAATTACTGCACTGTAATCAGTAAAATGTGCTATAGAATAGTCTATAGCCTCCTCCATCTCTTCTAACTTATACAAAATATAGTATGACATGTGGCAGCTGTGCAGCCTCCACCCAACCGACTGACAGTAAAGCAATTCTATTACAttcctctttgtctttcagcttctccctttaggatCTCCACAGATTTTTATCCATTCTATTTGCTAAAGTGATGCTCTGAGCTGCATTTTGTGGTGGAGAGTGTTTAACTTAAGTCTGGTCAGGAGATGGAGAAAAGGCACATCAGTGATGCGGCACTGTACGAATAACAGTGTGATGTCTAAGGTCCAGATAACTGATTgggtgattgtgtgtgtgactctgcaCTTAGAGCAAATAAAGACGTGAATAAAACATTACTGTGCTGCAGATGAGAGAACtgtttgtatgaatgtgtgtgcgtgcgcactAACCTTGTATGGAGATGAGAACTTGCAGCAGACTGGATTTACTGGTCCATCTCTCTGTGCCCTGTGGATCAATCACATGACCACAACAGATGAGCACAAAGGATTCAGAAAAgggtgcagacacacacacagtttattcacttttactaaaaccttttaaaaactaCTCTAGATTATAAAAGACACAAGTATAACATTTCTGCTAGGGGTCTGAGACTAACCAATAACAAAAGACCTTGGACACTGGGAAGAAGCAGGGGATTGTGGGAAttgtaatgaaatgaaaatcttTCAAAGGGAGACATGTGTGATGTGAATTTGACCAAAGTGGAGGCAGCCAAAAATGAAATGGTCCTTCAAAGATTTGAACGAATTTGAACAGTGTTTAAACAGTTTGGCTGATATACAGTAGGTACACTGCTCAACAAAAACATATCACATATCTTTTTCTTATCTTTAAGAATCTTGACGATTGTGAGtgataacaaataaaatctCTTTCCCCAAGAAAAACTGCAagaatcaaaacaacacaaatcttTCAGGATCAGGAAATATTGTGTACCCTTAGCCGCAATGATCTCTAAAAAGAGACTGTTTTTGAAGTTTTGAACAACCTTATTTTATATCATCAACAATGAAAAACCCAAAGATATTCTTTCATGGTGACATAATCATTGGTTTATCAATGAATTggctaattatttatttgtttgctgtacTATTTTCACTACATTTTCATCTTTgcactgtgtttatttaatatgGTAGCTAATGCTAATTTTCCAATGCTGGTCCCTTATGTTGACACAAAATGGGATAAATGATGGTTCCAAGCAGGAAATTCAAAACACTGCTGCAGGTTTAAACGGTGTGATGGTTTAGTTCATGGTCAACGTCACACAATCATGTAAAACTTTAAATAAGTCACTTAAGACAGCACCCACCTTTCCAATCCAGGTGCCGAGTAGACTGACGCAGACTTTGCCATTGTCGTAGAGGTTGGGATTGAGGCGACCGCTGCACTGCGACAGGTAGCGAAACAGCGGCGGCACAGCTGGGTAGATGTTGGGCAGCTGGATGTCAAACAGGAAAAGGCCGTCTTCATAGGGTGTGCGGGTCGGTCCTTTGATCAGAGCCGAGAACAGATCCTGGATGGGAGAAagcaaagaaagagaggaatgtAGATAGATCATGCCAGAGAATATGACGACATCCTAAAAAAACACTACAGTGAAGTAAATTAACTTTAACTTTGCCTGCATCtttaaggtttcattttaattaaaaatgaattagcATTCACTATAAACCTTTAGATCCTACTAAATTTCCCTTTTCAATCTGCTGCTTGCCATTTTAAACCAGAAGAAAACTTGCATATGGGTTTAAAAATATATCTAAAAAATGATAATGAGGCTGTTAAATGATGTTTAGGTATAATTTCAAAGTGTGTGACTATGCATTATCGTTATCTGAGGGAAAACACTGCATGAAtgagtcacaatattatgaatTCAAAGCTGCATTCATCTGTAAACACACGGccaaagagagtgtgtgtgtagagagaaaATTAATGTTTACATAGTGTTCATCACACATTTTCAACTATGCCTCCATCTTCAGCAGGTCTGTGCTGCACTCAGATGCTGCTCATTCAGTTTAAATTGGGGTGGGGTCGCATGGTTTGCTGAACTTTCAGAGGCAGCATGAGTCATGACAGGCACTgctctagagctgaaacaattacttgattaattgattattaatcatcaactattttaataatcgatttatcggtttgaagcttttttcttattaaaacaagatttctgaatgttttagcttcttaaatgtgaatatgttctactttatgtgctccagataacaaacaaattattaaaactgaatcattttggtttgtggacaaaacaagacagaacatcatcatttccaggtttgacaaacactgatcaatattttctatgaaccaaacaattacacgatgaatcgagaaaataatcgttagttgcagctctaaactgCACACAAATTTCCGCAGGCTTGCAGGGAATaatttataaacacaaacagaattatacaaaatctcaaaattgttgATGACCCTAATTTCAGTTCATTAGTGTTTTTTCAACCAACAACCAATTCTGTGCTTCTTAATGCCACGAATGACTAGAAACCAACCATGCGATCTTCAAATGTTTTGACCATGATGCCATCCGGCAGTGACGTTGCCAGCAGAGCCATTTCCTTCCTCACTGTGCTGAAGAACTTCTTTGCTTCGGCTGGCTGAAATTCCATTTTCTtaaatgagtgagtgtctgtgacAGAGAGACGACGTGTGTGAGTAAAAGGCAATACATATACGGTGCAAATACATTTAAGCTCGTCTGAGCAAGACACAGAAGTATAATTACAGGATGACAGTATCTGCCTCACATTACCACtgataataacaaagaaatgtggggtcttttgtttgctgtgtgaCTAAGCAACACTCCCTTAAACTATCACTAAGGGTTGTGATATAAGGGTAGTAGAATGATCTGGTCACATACAGAATGAATTAtttatcacaaaaaacacattcagaggtggtttgagAACACGTGTCCAGCTGCATAAACAAAATCTGTACTTAGGATGGATTAGAGACCACTTCCTCAGCTGATGTCCTCTCACCCACAATTATTTTTACAATCTTCAGCATCCATATGTTGGGGGAGATTTCGGTTACCAGGTCTTTGGAATCAAACTGCTCGACATGAACTGCAGGGCGTCTCAGACTCTGACTTGTCAGGGCTTATACATATAATCAAACTTGCACATCAATCTTTGAGAcctgtgctctctctccctgaaaTAATCTGGGCCTTGTTCACTCATAATCCAAGGTTCAACAGTGGCCAGCTACTCTATCAGTTTCTTTGGAGAAGACCTTAAACAGTGCAGTTTCTGGGTCTTATCATCACACTTTTCTGAGAGTTTAGGAACCACAAATGGTTATGTGAGTATATGAAAGAAAACCTAAAAGCAATCATCACACCATATGTTGGTTGAAGACTAAAAGTGGTTCAAGgaagggataaaaaaaaaaaaggcagagggagagaaggagagaaaagagtgaaaggaagtggagagggaggagaagcaaacctcatcactcacctggtGCCCACTCCAGCACAGAGAACACCTCTCCCTTGGCACTGGTGAAGGTGACGCCAGGCTTGCCACCGCTCTGTTGGCACAGTACTGGCGTGTCGCTGAGAAACTCACTGGGCCACTCTTGTCCACCAACAGGTGTCTGTGGCTCCTGCTGGGGCTTTTCATCTCCAGCTCTCTCCACCTGAACCGCAACACAGCAACAGATGAATGCACAATATAAAGTTTCacctgtttgtttatttatttgaaatgcacTTGAACATTTGGCccaaatttaaattcaaataaactcTTACTTGTTTAACACAAACCTCGGTCGCTGCTCCTCCACTCCCGCCTGCCTCCACCACAGCCTGCATCTTTTCCTCCTCGACGATGGCCACATTATCCAGCGTCTTTCTCAGGTTCTCCTGCAGCTTCTTAATGTCATCCAGAAAGCGTTTCTCCTTAGTGGGTTTCTCCGAAGGCGCAGGCGTCACTGAACTGGCTATGTTAGCTGTGGAAGTTGGTTCAGCGGCGGTCGGAGATGTTGGCGAGCCACCGGTCAACAACTGCTCCACAGTCATGTTCTTTAGGCTCTCCAGGATTTTCAAGGCTTCTTTCAACTCCCTAAAGCCCCGGGAGGCACCATCTTTACTGGGCTTCTCCGCTCCGTTCACTGCTCCTCCTGGAGTCGTTCCTAAAAAAACGTTAGAGTTCATTATTCTGTGTAATGAACAGTGGCATTTGGATGAAAGATATTATCCATATTATCCCTGAcctcattaaatacatttaataaacctcAGTTTTGccaaaacacagtgaagagaatTTGCCAAGAATCTTATTTTTCACATTGTGTAATCATTTATCCTGAGTGCTGTATATAGTGATGTTATAAATGGAACTAGTGGGCCACATACTATGAGTAAgcctttttattttgctcattaAATAAACTGTCTAATAACCCACAGTTGTGTCACTTGCACTGTACCTGCAGTAACTTGAGTGTACATATTAAATTGTCATTTTCCCATTAACACTTTGAgtgggacaaaaataaaaaaaaggttcccAAGAGAATTAAGGAGAATGTTTTGCAGCGTGAAGTCTATAATTCGtccttgaaaacaaacaataatacaaatgcTAAAATAagatcctcacctcctccagaAGGACTGGCAACAGCCAGAGAAGCGTCTCCGTCCTCTCCAGTAAGTGCTTTAGTGGGGCTGGTGACCCCAGCTTTATTGCCCTCCTGTGGGGGGATGATGAAGGCTGTGGTTCCAGTGGGCGTGGGGGTCGGGGTCGCCGTGTCGGTGACATCGGCGTTGTTGACGTAACTGTCATCTTCAGTGGTGAGGCCGTTATCCGTCTCCCAGCTGTCACTCTCGTCTTCCCACTCCTCCGTGGACAGGACGCTGCTGGTTTCCTCCACAGAGTCGTAGTCCGTCTCCTCGATCTCGGACTCCACGTTGTAGAGGTGCTGTGTGTGATTTTTAGGAGACTAttaacaacagacacaaaacaatggCATTGATCTTTATATGGAATAAACATGAACCTGCGGCAGGACGATGGTCATGGAGTTGTCTGCCCACACCACCTCCACTTTGCTGCTCACATCCACCCTGGACACCTGACCTACAGATGTCTGAGGGAGTACAGAAaggattattaatattattgttattattattaatattattttccaTGCAATTTACTCAGACGTTAATATTTTTAAACCTGTATCCATTCAACGTGACTTTCACATAAGATTGAATCACAATTCATtttgcagctcttttttttccccaaagttTCACTTCTGACGGGTTCACAGCAATCAATCGATCCATCAACCAGGGTGTGTGACTTGATGACATGAcattaataataagaaaataagaaaacgttttaaatgtaaaagactgtttacaaacaaacaggaacttCCTCACATTTGTTAACAGATCCGAGTCCATCATGGACTTGAGGTTACGTGGTTAAATTTAAGTTCCTGAACAACTGACTGAATGATTAGCAATTACGTTAACTGTCATCATCtctggtgtgcaaaggcctttacaGACAAGTGTTTCAACCTAAAATTCCAAAACGTTAAAAGTTAATCAAAGATATTgatcatattatatttaatgccaaagaaaagtcatataaatgtacaagcaaaaatgtaaatgaatttgaatttagAGGAAAAGTAATAAATCAGCTTTCACAAGGCCATAAGATTCAATTAAATGAgagatttctttgttgttgttgttgttgatctcACTTCATTTTCACAGTCATTCTGTCCGTTCTCCGAGTTCCATATTCTGATGACGATGTCCGTGGTGCGGAAGTGAAAGTCTGGGTGATCTGCAATGTCGTACACACTGACGTCCTCCTCCATACCGATGACCTGGAttataacaaaaataaccaGGTATCAGTTTCACCTTTTTCCTCTGTctgacactcaaacacacagacacctgaGGTTTTTTCCACAGTCTTTACAGCACAAAATGGTGTCATCTTGTGCCGCTGACTCACCTCCACGTCGTCACTCGTGGGGTTGAGTTTGATCCATTTAACAACGCACGTTCTGCCCTTGTGATCGCCGGACTGGATCACACCGTACACTCCTGGATCCTGCAGGGCTTGAGCTGAAATAGACCCAGTTAGGGAGTAGAGCAAGGTCACCATGACACTTCATTATATTTAACACTGTATTTGcggtttaatttaaaaacatatttggaAATAGCAGCAAAAGGGCCTAGATATTGTTCTGTATTGTGCTCCATGGTCATAGAtatgcaaatataaaaacacattcacagttcacacagacaaaaacctGACACACTGAAACTACTTAATGAAATCGATTTCCCCTTACGTCGTTTGTCCACCACAAAGTCTCCGGGACAAAACTCGTGGCTGTCGAGGTGTTGGATCGGGATGAGGTTGTTTGATCGGATCCCCTTTTCCACTCGCCCGTCCTTCCACATCACGTCGGCAGTGGTCTTAGTGGACACAACTTCCACTGCCACCCtgtacaaaacacacattagtCTTGTGCGTCACTTCAGCAAAGAGGTTTTTAGttctgaacattttaaaactctGCCTTTGCTTTGATTGTATTGAGAACAAAGTCTCCCTCGTTTATGCATCACAAAAGGAAAACTACAATAGGACATTGCCGTTACTATTTTTCCCCTCTATTTATCCAGTCTTATTATCTTCTCTATTATTTATCTGCTCTCATTTGCTTCAATTATTTCTGTTCTTGGCATGCTGATGCCTCAGTCTTCCTTTTCATTGTTTCATTCCTCTTGACTTCTTCCTTTCACCACTTTCTCCTGCCTCCTGTGTCAACCAGCACTTCTTCCTTTGCCTCAAAACAAAATTCTTGAGAAAATTTCAGCTTGAGTAAGAATAAACTGGGGTAAAAGTAAGctgcaaagaaacacatttgtgtttatcaATGTGCACTGAATGGGGATAGGGTGCATTCACATTTCCATTTTATGTCAAACACTGAATATGTGTCTGAAATCATCTTTATAAATTgtgatggatttaaaaaaaatacaaaaaacaaagctaTCACTCATGTGACAATGCTGGCTTTTAACAGGTGACATCTTCACTGGTAACAAGCCTTTTACAAGCTAAACTCTAGTGAGCTGCAGCCATATTTGGTGCAACATCATGATGTTGAGGTGTATTGATCAGTGGTCACCAATTCCACAGTAGTATGATGAGTAATAGAGGATTATTGTAAGAAAAGGccgagacaaaaaaaaaagagcggaagaaaagaaagaagaaagaagaaaatatatgTGGTCCTGCTGTAAACCCACCGGTCTCCAGGCTTGAACTCCCGTGAGAACTTGGTCCTCTTCTTTTTGTGCTTCCTCTTCAGGTTGCGGATGGAGAGAGGGATGCTCTTCTTTCGGTTCGTTCCCAGACCGCCGCTCTGTGAGGAGGCGGTGGAGCTCGCCGATGACGTCAGAGAACTGCAACCAGGGGTTAAACTCACAGgttactagagctgaaacaattaatcaattactaaattaatcagcaactattttgataatcgattaattggtttgaagctttttttcatgattaaaacaagacttccgatagtttaagcttcttaaatgtgagtattttcgtAATTTCTTTGCCCTGGAtatcaaagaaaaaacattaaaagttaatcattttggtttgtggacaaaacaagacatttgagaacatcatcatttccaggtttgatgaacaccgatcaacattttttaaggttttctgatattttatggacctagcgattaatcgagaaaattatcaacagattaatcgattatgaaaataatcgttgaAGCTCTACAGGTTACTATTCATCTCATTAGAAAACACAATAGAGGTTAAGGATTGTGACTGAACaagtcttatttattttgtccttcCTCACCTGCTCATattctttctccttttctctggATGTAAATAGTTCAGATCTATGTTTTTCATTGTTACTACATTACTAAAATGTAAGGATAATGAAAGCGCTGGATTAACAGGCTGAGAGACTGCTTTTGGAACATGATGTTCTTTATACAAACTTAGAACTCTTGGCATGAGACAcactgttttctgtaatgtcatTGGACTATTTTTCCTTataaaaggatttaaaaaaaactgtgctaaGGGACAGAGTTGATTTAGCTCTGGCGTACGAATTTGTTGTGGTAGCAAgttttgcttttgttatttttgtgcacTAAATCACTTCACTGTGTCTACAGCACCACACTCCAACAAAACACCTGAAATACTAACAGGTGCTAACACAAAGATATGTTCACATTAATGGAATTCTTACagctacaaacaaaaacaaacagcacaccTGGTGTCGTCAGTATCTTCTGCAGCCTCATCATCAGCATCCTGCTCTGTGTGCTCGGCTGAGGTGTCGTTGGTGTTCTGGGGGTCCAGGGAATTCTGGACAGACACCACGGGaccattgttgttgttgggctGGGAAGAGTCTGTCTGCTCTGATTTGTGTTCACCTTG from Solea senegalensis isolate Sse05_10M linkage group LG6, IFAPA_SoseM_1, whole genome shotgun sequence harbors:
- the ube2o gene encoding (E3-independent) E2 ubiquitin-conjugating enzyme UBE2O isoform X1 encodes the protein MHLAASRLPPVFFHSALILSLQHHSLTTAAMAEPVASDAAATASPSPGLSPTASPGSEPPSVALSPTADGSQRLLFSHDLVSGRYRGSVRFGLVRMIHGEEDFNSDSDLDDGGGRRGGGGGGGGGGGGGGRGAPCGSDTESVVDTPSQPLGRGFVRVQWYPEGGKQDIRETKLKLEDRSIVIRDIVRRNHSNDNQCGIVTNIDIECAVKLVGTNCVLYPVNSKDLQHIWSFMYGDYIAYDFWLGKVYDLTNHIILKLSNGARCSMSVEDGAKLYDVCPHVSDSGLFFDEAYGFYPGQVLIGPAKVFSNVQWLSGVKPVLSRKCKFRVVVEEVKVVELKVTWITKSYSPKGSDSVYPPASTITQENLCRVRRLGYYDHTQRQLGERALYIFPAKGDATRITCEGPEGAAILPEDPVARKLKRMFKKDLGKKMENTDTQGEHKSEQTDSSQPNNNNGPVVSVQNSLDPQNTNDTSAEHTEQDADDEAAEDTDDTSSLTSSASSTASSQSGGLGTNRKKSIPLSIRNLKRKHKKKRTKFSREFKPGDRVAVEVVSTKTTADVMWKDGRVEKGIRSNNLIPIQHLDSHEFCPGDFVVDKRPQALQDPGVYGVIQSGDHKGRTCVVKWIKLNPTSDDVEVIGMEEDVSVYDIADHPDFHFRTTDIVIRIWNSENGQNDCENETSVGQVSRVDVSSKVEVVWADNSMTIVLPQHLYNVESEIEETDYDSVEETSSVLSTEEWEDESDSWETDNGLTTEDDSYVNNADVTDTATPTPTPTGTTAFIIPPQEGNKAGVTSPTKALTGEDGDASLAVASPSGGGTTPGGAVNGAEKPSKDGASRGFRELKEALKILESLKNMTVEQLLTGGSPTSPTAAEPTSTANIASSVTPAPSEKPTKEKRFLDDIKKLQENLRKTLDNVAIVEEEKMQAVVEAGGSGGAATEVCVKQVERAGDEKPQQEPQTPVGGQEWPSEFLSDTPVLCQQSGGKPGVTFTSAKGEVFSVLEWAPDTHSFKKMEFQPAEAKKFFSTVRKEMALLATSLPDGIMVKTFEDRMDLFSALIKGPTRTPYEDGLFLFDIQLPNIYPAVPPLFRYLSQCSGRLNPNLYDNGKVCVSLLGTWIGKGTERWTSKSSLLQVLISIQGLILVNEPYYNEAGFDSDRGLQEGYENSRCYNEMALIKMVQSMTQLLQSPVDVFKQEIQEHFNSNGWRLVHRLEVWLELNDAAERSHSHVSCRGSHSKDRPSSVEPLDEQLPLGSGPVAVAHSSPSKPGEEGVMGVTSIMEEELEDSGLSLSTTAASQQELSQTSDCDSSSQVKASLGGDNRAVSTVPSSVRGGTSESGSVTVSGGGVGSTGSQPVVRPKKRRKSYRSFLPEGSGYPDIGFPLFPLSKGFVKSVRGVLLQYRAALAAAGFIEHTEDNVLADECYG
- the ube2o gene encoding (E3-independent) E2 ubiquitin-conjugating enzyme UBE2O isoform X3, with the protein product MHLAASRLPPVFFHSALILSLQHHSLTTAAMAEPVASDAAATASPSPGLSPTASPGSEPPSVALSPTADGSQRLLFSHDLVSGRYRGSVRFGLVRMIHGEEDFNSDSDLDDGGGRRGGGGGGGGGGGGGGRGAPCGSDTESVVDTPSQPLGRGFVRVQWYPEGGKQDIRETKLKLEDRSIVIRDIVRRNHSNDNQCGIVTNIDIECAVKLVGTNCVLYPVNSKDLQHIWSFMYGDYIAYDFWLGKVYDLTNHIILKLSNGARCSMSVEDGAKLYDVCPHVSDSGLFFDEAYGFYPGQVLIGPAKVFSNVQWLSGVKPVLSRKCKFRVVVEEVKVVELKVTWITKSYSPKGSDSVYPPASTITQENLCRVRRLGYYDHTQRQLGERALYIFPAKGDATRITCEGPEGAAILPEDPVARKLKRMFKKDLGKKMENTDTQGEHKSEQTDSSQPNNNNGPVVSVQNSLDPQNTNDTSAEHTEQDADDEAAEDTDDTSSLTSSASSTASSQSGGLGTNRKKSIPLSIRNLKRKHKKKRTKFSREFKPGDRVAVEVVSTKTTADVMWKDGRVEKGIRSNNLIPIQHLDSHEFCPGDFVVDKRPQALQDPGVYGVIQSGDHKGRTCVVKWIKLNPTSDDVEVIGMEEDVSVYDIADHPDFHFRTTDIVIRIWNSENGQNDCENETSVGQVSRVDVSSKVEVVWADNSMTIVLPQHLYNVESEIEETDYDSVEETSSVLSTEEWEDESDSWETDNGLTTEDDSYVNNADVTDTATPTPTPTGTTAFIIPPQEGNKAGVTSPTKALTGEDGDASLAVASPSGGGTTPGGAVNGAEKPSKDGASRGFRELKEALKILESLKNMTVEQLLTGGSPTSPTAAEPTSTANIASSVTPAPSEKPTKEKRFLDDIKKLQENLRKTLDNVAIVEEEKMQAVVEAGGSGGAATEVCVKQVERAGDEKPQQEPQTPVGGQEWPSEFLSDTPVLCQQSGGKPGVTFTSAKGEVFSVLEWAPDTHSFKKMEFQPAEAKKFFSTVRKEMALLATSLPDGIMVKTFEDRMDLFSALIKGPTRTPYEDGLFLFDIQLPNIYPAVPPLFRYLSQCSGRLNPNLYDNGKVCVSLLGTWIGKGTERWTSKSSLLQVLISIQGLILVNEPYYNEAGFDSDRGLQEGYENSRCYNEMALIKMVQSMTQLLQSPVDVFKQEIQEHFNSNGWRLVHRLEVWLELNDAAERSHSHVSCRGSHSKDRPSSVEPLDEQLPLGSGPVAVAHSSPSKPGEEGVMGVTSIMEEELEDSGLSLSTTAASQQELSQTSDCDSSSQVKASLGGDNRAVSTVPSSVRGGTSESGSVTVSGGGVGSTGSQPVVRPKKRRKSYRSFLPEGSGYPDIGFPLFPLSKGFVKSVRGVLLQYRAALAAAGFIEHTEDK